A section of the Harmonia axyridis chromosome 2, icHarAxyr1.1, whole genome shotgun sequence genome encodes:
- the LOC123672111 gene encoding leucine-rich repeat-containing protein 59-like — protein MTQKKINVKEKLNHDGEVDLSMLDITDVPVKEIATLKKATTLNLYNNSITKLPPNFSILTNLIKLDLSKNCLSELPENFGELVKLKHLDLYQNQLKRLPLSFSKLKSLKWLDLKENPLEPTLLKVAGPCENTKQCQVCARNIINYLTRQQNKADVEKEEKEKQKKKQLEVNEIKKKEEKKAKKRDIPETEKNGNIKVLTKTEKKKLKKMKKLSEVKTSSSFSYFIAFFCLLVSVFILTSLKVKFLENLEKFIENSFFKVLAILPENYRTYGNDFGHSFKQVHLKTGEYCLSLILFIQKNEYCILAYNVCKELSNNLLLKVKTLYENVMS, from the exons ATGAcccaaaagaaaataaatgttaAAGAAAAACTTAACCACGATGGAGAAGTTGATCTTAGTATGCTAGACATTACTGACGTTCCAGTGAAAGAAATA gcaACATTGAAAAAAGCAACAACCCTCAATTTATATAATAATAGTATAACAAAACTACCT CCAAACTTCTCTATTTTGACCAATCTTATTAAATTAGACTTAAGTAAGAATTGTTTGTCAGAATTACCAGAAAATTTTGGAGAGTTGGTGAAACTGAAGCATTTAGATTTATATCAAAATCAACTGAAGCGTTTACCATTGAGTTTCTCCAAACTTAAATCCTTAAAATGGTTGGATTTGAAGGAAAATCCCTTGGAGCCCACGCTATTGAAAGTTGCTGGACCTTGTGAGAATACCAAACAATGCCAAGTTTGTGCACGAAACATAATCAACTATTTGACACGCCAACAAAACAAAGCTGATGTTGAAAAGGAAGAGAAAGAAAAACAGAAGAAAAAACAACTGGAGgtgaatgaaatcaaaaaaaaagaagaaaagaaagccAAGAAAAGAGATATTCCAGAGACAGAGAAAAATGGGAACATTAAAGTACTAACTAaaactgaaaagaaaaaattgaaaaaaatgaaaaaactgagtGAAGTGAAAACTTCAAGcagtttttcatattttattgcatTTTTCTGTTTGTTAGTTTCAGTTTTTATCCTAACATCGTTAAAAGTgaaatttctagaaaatttggaaaaattcattgaaaattcatttttcaaggtACTTGCAATCTTGCCTGAAAATTATAGGACATATGGTAATGATTTTGGTCACAGTTTCAAACAAGTGCACCTCAAAACTGGAGAATATTGTTTAAGTTTAATTCTTTTCATACAGAAGAATGAATATTGTATATTGGCATATAATGTTTGTAAAGAACTTTCAAATAATCTTCTCCTGAAGGTTAAAACTCTATATGAAAATGTTATGTCTTAG